A genomic region of Zalophus californianus isolate mZalCal1 chromosome 1, mZalCal1.pri.v2, whole genome shotgun sequence contains the following coding sequences:
- the PLIN4 gene encoding perilipin-4 isoform X5 — MTSDAKNLVCSKMTETKGAISSGMANMVDTAKGVVQGGLGVTRSALTGPKETVATGVTSAVGVAKGTIQTGLDTTKTVLMGTKDTVCSGVTGAMNVAKGAVQTGMDTSKTVLTGTKDAVSTGLTGAMNMAKGTVQTGLDTTKNVVTGTKDAVSTGVTGAVNMAMGAVQTGLNTTQNIATGTKDTVCSGVTGAMNVAKGAVQTGMDTSKAILTGTKDTVSTGLTGALGVAKGTVQTGLDTTKTVLTGTKDAVSTGVTGAANMAKGTIQTGLDTTKTILTGTKDTVCSGMTGAMNVAKGAVQGGLDTSKTVLTGTKDAVSTGLTGAANMAKGTIQTGLNTTKTVLTGTKDAVSTGVTGAANMAKGTIQTGLDTTKTVLTGTKDAVSTGVTGAANMAKGTIQTGLDTTKTILTGTKDTVCSGMTGAMNVAKGAVQGGLDTSKTVLTGTKDAVSTGLTGAANMAKGTIQTGLDTTKTVLTGTKDTMCSGMSGAMNVAKGAVQGGLDTSKTVLTGTKDTVCSGVTGAINVAKGAVQTGMDTSKAILTGTKDTVSTGLTGALGVAKGTVQTGLNTTKTVLTGTKDTVSTGVTGAANMAKGTVQTGLDTTKTVLMGTKDTVCSGVTGAMNVAKGAVQTGMDTSKTVLTGTKDAVSTGLTGAMNMAKGTVQTGLDTTKNVVTGTKDAVSTGVTGAANMAKGAVQTGLNMTQNIATGTKDTVCSGVTGAMNVARGAVQGGLDTSKTILTGTKDTVCSGMTGAMNVAKGAVQTGLDTSKTVLTGTKDTLSTGLTGALGMAKGTVQTGTETTKTVVIGTKDAVSTGVTGAANMAKGAVQTGLKTTQNIATGTKDTVCSGVTGAMSVAKGAVQGGLDTSKTILMGTKDAVSTGLTGAMNMAKGTVQTGLDTTKNVVSGTKDAVSTGVTGAANMAKGTIQTGLDTTKTILTGTKDTVCSGMTGATNVAKGAVQIGMDTSKAVLTGTKDAVSTGLTGAGSVAKGTVQTIQNWLPGTEDSVWSGLPSYSAPDKGGEQTTLRPEEALSSGVSSAPDTLCTGLDLAREATAVATGTHGATRGREDAGHEGAVSFATLRDELGELGDIFHPMDAEEQARLAASEPEPKVLTADRGSYFVRLGDLAPGFRQRAFEHALSHLQHSQFQARAALAQLEDSLELIERAKQAPESQPWLDQGPSSRVEGAAPQEVPGSGALSRACGLIQQLHVAFSTLASGLQGLPSELQRQVGQARHSLCELYGLISSASSVEELPAERLAQSRGAVGQAWQKLEQMLESVQHGPPLCWLVGPFALHPAGQQL, encoded by the exons ATGACCTCTGACGCAAAGAACCTGGTGTGCTCTAAGATGACCGAGACCAAGGGTGCCATCTCCTCTGGGATGGCCAACATGGTGGACACAGCTAAAGGTGTGGTGCAGGGAGGCCTGGGCGTGACCCGGTCTGCACTCACGGGCCCCAAGGAGACTGTGGCCACTGGGGTCACCAGCGCAGTGGGTGTGGCCAAGGGCACCATCCAGACTGGCCTGGACACCACCAAGACCGTCCTGATGGGCACCAAGGACACCGTGTGCAGCGGGGTGACCGGTGCCATGAATGTGGCCAAGGGAGCTGTCCAGACTGGCATGGACACCTCAAAGACTGTCCTCACGGGCACCAAGGATGCAGTGTCCACTGGGCTCACTGGGGCAATGAACATGGCCAAAGGCACCGTTCAGACTGGACTGGACACCACCAAGAATGTTGTCACAGGCACTAAAGATGCAGTGTCCACCGGGGTGACAGGGGCAGTGAACATGGCCATGGGAGCCGTGCAAACTGGGCTCAATACGACCCAAAACATTGCCACAGGCACCAAGGACACCGTGTGCAGTGGGGTGACCGGTGCCATGAATGTGGCCAAAGGAGCTGTCCAGACTGGCATGGACACCTCAAAGGCCATCCTGACTGGCACGAAAGACACTGTGTCCACAGGACTCACAGGTGCACTGGGTGTGGCCAAGGGCACTGTCCAGACCGGCCTGGACACCACCAAGACCGTCCTGACGGGCACCAAGGATGCAGTGTCCACTGGGGTGACAGGGGCAGCGAACATGGCCAAGGGCACCATCCAGACTGGCCTGGACACCACCAAGACCATCCTGACGGGCACCAAGGACACCGTGTGCAGTGGGATGACCGGTGCCATGAATGTGGCCAAGGGAGCCGTCCAGGGAGGTCTGGACACCTCAAAGACCGTCCTCACGGGCACCAAGGATGCAGTGTCCACTGGACTCACTGGGGCAGCGAACATGGCCAAGGGTACCATCCAGACTGGCCTGAACACCACCAAGACCGTCCTGACGGGCACCAAGGATGCAGTGTCCACTGGGGTGACAGGGGCAGCGAACATGGCCAAGGGCACCATCCAGACTGGCCTGGACACCACCAAGACCGTCCTGACGGGCACCAAGGATGCAGTGTCCACTGGGGTGACAGGGGCAGCGAACATGGCCAAGGGCACCATCCAGACTGGCCTGGACACCACCAAGACCATCCTGACGGGCACCAAGGACACCGTGTGCAGTGGGATGACCGGTGCCATGAATGTGGCCAAGGGAGCCGTCCAGGGAGGTCTGGACACCTCAAAGACCGTCCTCACGGGCACCAAGGATGCAGTGTCCACTGGACTCACTGGGGCAGCGAACATGGCCAAGGGTACCATCCAGACTGGCCTGGACACCACCAAGACCGTCCTGACGGGCACCAAGGACACCATGTGCAGTGGAATGAGCGGTGCCATGAATGTGGCCAAGGGAGCTGTCCAGGGAGGTCTGGACACCTCAAAGACCGTCCTCACGGGCACCAAGGACACTGTGTGCAGCGGGGTGACGGGTGCCATCAATGTGGCCAAAGGAGCTGTCCAAACTGGCATGGACACATCAAAGGCCATCCTGACTGGCACCAAAGACACTGTGTCCACAGGGCTCACAGGTGCACTGGGTGTGGCCAAGGGCACCGTCCAGACCGGTCTGAACACTACCAAGACTGTCCTGACGGGCACCAAGGATACAGTGTCCACTGGGGTGACAGGAGCAGCGAACATGGCCAAGGGTACTGTTCAGACTGGCCTGGACACCACCAAGACCGTCCTGATGGGCACCAAGGACACCGTGTGCAGCGGGGTGACCGGTGCCATGAATGTGGCCAAGGGAGCTGTCCAGACTGGCATGGACACCTCAAAGACCGTCCTCACGGGCACCAAGGATGCAGTGTCCACTGGGCTCACTGGGGCAATGAACATGGCCAAAGGCACCGTTCAGACTGGACTGGACACCACCAAGAATGTTGTCACAGGCACCAAGGATGCAGTGTCCACTGGGGTGACAGGGGCAGCGAACATGGCCAAGGGAGCCGTGCAAACTGGGCTCAATATGACCCAAAACATCGCCACAGGCACCAAGGACACCGTGTGCAGTGGGGTGACCGGTGCCATGAATGTGGCCAGAGGAGCTGTCCAGGGAGGTCTGGACACCTCAAAGACCATCCTCACGGGCACCAAGGACACCGTGTGCAGTGGGATGACCGGTGCCATGAATGTGGCCAAAGGAGCTGTCCAGACTGGCCTGGACACCTCAAAGACTGTCCTAACTGGCACCAAAGATACCCTATCTACTGGGCTCACAGGAGCACTGGGTATGGCCAAGGGCACCGTCCAGACTGGCACGGAAACCACCAAGACTGTTGTCATAGGCACTAAAGATGCAGTGTCCACTGGGGTGACAGGGGCAGCGAACATGGCCAAGGGAGCCGTGCAAACTGGGCTCAAGACGACCCAAAACATCGCCACAGGCACCAAGGACACTGTGTGCAGTGGGGTGACCGGTGCCATGAGTGTGGCCAAAGGAGCTGTCCAGGGAGGTCTGGACACCTCAAAGACCATCCTCATGGGCACCAAGGACGCAGTGTCCACTGGGCTCACTGGGGCAATGAACATGGCCAAAGGCACCGTTCAGACTGGACTGGACACCACCAAGAATGTTGTCTCAGGCACCAAAGATGCAGTGTCCACTGGGGTGACAGGGGCAGCGAACATGGCCAAGGGCACCATCCAGACTGGCCTGGACACCACCAAGACCATCCTCACGGGCACCAAGGACACCGTGTGCAGTGGGATGACCGGTGCCACGAATGTGGCCAAAGGAGCTGTCCAGATTGGCATGGACACCTCAAAGGCCGTCCTGACTGGCACCAAAGATGCAGTGTCCACTGGGCTCACCGGGGCAGGGAGTGTGGCCAAGGGGACAGTGCAGACCATCCAGAATTGGTTACCTGGTACCGAGGACAGTGTCTGGAGTGGACTCCCCAGTTACAGTGCCCCAGACAAAGGAGGGGAGCAAACTACCCTGAGACCCGAGGAGGCTCTGTCCTCTGGGGTATCCAGCGCCCCGGACACTCTCTGTACCGGCCTGGACCTTGCCAGGGAAGCCACTGCCGTGGCCACAGGCACCCATGGGGCCACCCGGGGCAGGGAGGATGCAGGACACGAAGGAGCCGTGAGCTTTGCAACGCTCCGGGACGAGCTGGGGGAGCTGGGGGATATCTTCCACCCCATGGACGCCGAGGAGCAAG CTCGGCTTGCTGCGTCcgaacctgagccaaaggtgctCACGGCCGACCGCGGCAGCTATTTCGTGCGTCTGGGTGACCTGGCCCCTGGCTTCCGCCAGCGGGCTTTTGAGCATGCCCTGAGCCACCTGCAGCACAGCCAGTTCCAGGCCAGGGCTGCGCTGGCCCAGCTGGAGGACTCCTTGGAGCTG ATTGAAAGGGCCAAGCAGGCTCCAGAAAGCCAGCCATGGCTGGACCAGGGTCCGAGCAGCAGAGTGGAGGGAGCCGCTCCCCAAGAG GTGCCAGGCTCCGGGGCTCTGTCCAGGGCCTGCGGCCTCATCCAGCAGCTCCACGTGGCCTTCAGCACCCTGGCCTCCGGCCTCCAGGGCCTCCCCTCTGAGCTCCAGCGGCAGGTCGGACAGGCGCGCCACAGCCTCTGTGAGCTCTACGGCCTCATCTCCTCAGCCAGCTCCGTGGAAGAGCTGCCGGCAGAGCGCCTGGCCCAGAGCCGCGGGGCCGTGGGCCAGGCATGGCAGAAGCTGGAGCAGATGCTGGAGAGTGTGCAGCATGGCCCACCGCTCTGCTGGCTGGTGGGGCCCTTTGCCCTGCACCCTGCTGGGCAGCAGCTGTAG
- the PLIN4 gene encoding perilipin-4 isoform X2, with amino-acid sequence MSTHEEGGRDPPKPKGKTLGSFLGSLPGFSSARNLMASAHSSAKEARLIADPAGASAQPQTEAATNLEQTAHREKLPPPSDKMTSDAKNLVCSKMTETKGAISSGMANMVDTAKGVVQGGLGVTRSALTGPKETVATGVTSAVGVAKGTIQTGLDTTKTVLMGTKDTVCSGVTGAMNVAKGAVQTGMDTSKTVLTGTKDAVSTGLTGAMNMAKGTVQTGLDTTKNVVTGTKDAVSTGVTGAVNMAMGAVQTGLNTTQNIATGTKDTVCSGVTGAMNVAKGAVQTGMDTSKAILTGTKDTVSTGLTGALGVAKGTVQTGLDTTKTVLTGTKDAVSTGVTGAANMAKGTIQTGLDTTKTILTGTKDTVCSGMTGAMNVAKGAVQGGLDTSKTVLTGTKDAVSTGLTGAANMAKGTIQTGLNTTKTVLTGTKDAVSTGVTGAANMAKGTIQTGLDTTKTVLTGTKDAVSTGVTGAANMAKGTIQTGLDTTKTILTGTKDTVCSGMTGAMNVAKGAVQGGLDTSKTVLTGTKDAVSTGLTGAANMAKGTIQTGLDTTKTVLTGTKDTMCSGMSGAMNVAKGAVQGGLDTSKTVLTGTKDTVCSGVTGAINVAKGAVQTGMDTSKAILTGTKDTVSTGLTGALGVAKGTVQTGLNTTKTVLTGTKDTVSTGVTGAANMAKGTVQTGLDTTKTVLMGTKDTVCSGVTGAMNVAKGAVQTGMDTSKTVLTGTKDAVSTGLTGAMNMAKGTVQTGLDTTKNVVTGTKDAVSTGVTGAANMAKGAVQTGLNMTQNIATGTKDTVCSGVTGAMNVARGAVQGGLDTSKTILTGTKDTVCSGMTGAMNVAKGAVQTGLDTSKTVLTGTKDTLSTGLTGALGMAKGTVQTGTETTKTVVIGTKDAVSTGVTGAANMAKGAVQTGLKTTQNIATGTKDTVCSGVTGAMSVAKGAVQGGLDTSKTILMGTKDAVSTGLTGAMNMAKGTVQTGLDTTKNVVSGTKDAVSTGVTGAANMAKGTIQTGLDTTKTILTGTKDTVCSGMTGATNVAKGAVQIGMDTSKAVLTGTKDAVSTGLTGAGSVAKGTVQTIQNWLPGTEDSVWSGLPSYSAPDKGGEQTTLRPEEALSSGVSSAPDTLCTGLDLAREATAVATGTHGATRGREDAGHEGAVSFATLRDELGELGDIFHPMDAEEQARLAASEPEPKVLTADRGSYFVRLGDLAPGFRQRAFEHALSHLQHSQFQARAALAQLEDSLELIERAKQAPESQPWLDQGPSSRVEGAAPQEVPGSGALSRACGLIQQLHVAFSTLASGLQGLPSELQRQVGQARHSLCELYGLISSASSVEELPAERLAQSRGAVGQAWQKLEQMLESVQHGPPLCWLVGPFALHPAGQQL; translated from the exons ATGTCCACCCACGAAGAAGGAGGCCGGGATCCTCCCAAACCCAAGGGCAAG ACCCTGGGGAGCTTCTTGGGGTCCCTGCCTGGCTTCAGCTCTGCCCGGAACCTGATGGCCAGTGCCCACAGTTCAGCGAAAGAGGCCCGGCTGATCGCCGATCCCGCAGgagcctctgcccagccccagaCTGAGG CAGCCACCAACCTGGAGCAGACGGCCCACAGGGAGAAGCTACCACCGCCTTCAGATAAG ATGACCTCTGACGCAAAGAACCTGGTGTGCTCTAAGATGACCGAGACCAAGGGTGCCATCTCCTCTGGGATGGCCAACATGGTGGACACAGCTAAAGGTGTGGTGCAGGGAGGCCTGGGCGTGACCCGGTCTGCACTCACGGGCCCCAAGGAGACTGTGGCCACTGGGGTCACCAGCGCAGTGGGTGTGGCCAAGGGCACCATCCAGACTGGCCTGGACACCACCAAGACCGTCCTGATGGGCACCAAGGACACCGTGTGCAGCGGGGTGACCGGTGCCATGAATGTGGCCAAGGGAGCTGTCCAGACTGGCATGGACACCTCAAAGACTGTCCTCACGGGCACCAAGGATGCAGTGTCCACTGGGCTCACTGGGGCAATGAACATGGCCAAAGGCACCGTTCAGACTGGACTGGACACCACCAAGAATGTTGTCACAGGCACTAAAGATGCAGTGTCCACCGGGGTGACAGGGGCAGTGAACATGGCCATGGGAGCCGTGCAAACTGGGCTCAATACGACCCAAAACATTGCCACAGGCACCAAGGACACCGTGTGCAGTGGGGTGACCGGTGCCATGAATGTGGCCAAAGGAGCTGTCCAGACTGGCATGGACACCTCAAAGGCCATCCTGACTGGCACGAAAGACACTGTGTCCACAGGACTCACAGGTGCACTGGGTGTGGCCAAGGGCACTGTCCAGACCGGCCTGGACACCACCAAGACCGTCCTGACGGGCACCAAGGATGCAGTGTCCACTGGGGTGACAGGGGCAGCGAACATGGCCAAGGGCACCATCCAGACTGGCCTGGACACCACCAAGACCATCCTGACGGGCACCAAGGACACCGTGTGCAGTGGGATGACCGGTGCCATGAATGTGGCCAAGGGAGCCGTCCAGGGAGGTCTGGACACCTCAAAGACCGTCCTCACGGGCACCAAGGATGCAGTGTCCACTGGACTCACTGGGGCAGCGAACATGGCCAAGGGTACCATCCAGACTGGCCTGAACACCACCAAGACCGTCCTGACGGGCACCAAGGATGCAGTGTCCACTGGGGTGACAGGGGCAGCGAACATGGCCAAGGGCACCATCCAGACTGGCCTGGACACCACCAAGACCGTCCTGACGGGCACCAAGGATGCAGTGTCCACTGGGGTGACAGGGGCAGCGAACATGGCCAAGGGCACCATCCAGACTGGCCTGGACACCACCAAGACCATCCTGACGGGCACCAAGGACACCGTGTGCAGTGGGATGACCGGTGCCATGAATGTGGCCAAGGGAGCCGTCCAGGGAGGTCTGGACACCTCAAAGACCGTCCTCACGGGCACCAAGGATGCAGTGTCCACTGGACTCACTGGGGCAGCGAACATGGCCAAGGGTACCATCCAGACTGGCCTGGACACCACCAAGACCGTCCTGACGGGCACCAAGGACACCATGTGCAGTGGAATGAGCGGTGCCATGAATGTGGCCAAGGGAGCTGTCCAGGGAGGTCTGGACACCTCAAAGACCGTCCTCACGGGCACCAAGGACACTGTGTGCAGCGGGGTGACGGGTGCCATCAATGTGGCCAAAGGAGCTGTCCAAACTGGCATGGACACATCAAAGGCCATCCTGACTGGCACCAAAGACACTGTGTCCACAGGGCTCACAGGTGCACTGGGTGTGGCCAAGGGCACCGTCCAGACCGGTCTGAACACTACCAAGACTGTCCTGACGGGCACCAAGGATACAGTGTCCACTGGGGTGACAGGAGCAGCGAACATGGCCAAGGGTACTGTTCAGACTGGCCTGGACACCACCAAGACCGTCCTGATGGGCACCAAGGACACCGTGTGCAGCGGGGTGACCGGTGCCATGAATGTGGCCAAGGGAGCTGTCCAGACTGGCATGGACACCTCAAAGACCGTCCTCACGGGCACCAAGGATGCAGTGTCCACTGGGCTCACTGGGGCAATGAACATGGCCAAAGGCACCGTTCAGACTGGACTGGACACCACCAAGAATGTTGTCACAGGCACCAAGGATGCAGTGTCCACTGGGGTGACAGGGGCAGCGAACATGGCCAAGGGAGCCGTGCAAACTGGGCTCAATATGACCCAAAACATCGCCACAGGCACCAAGGACACCGTGTGCAGTGGGGTGACCGGTGCCATGAATGTGGCCAGAGGAGCTGTCCAGGGAGGTCTGGACACCTCAAAGACCATCCTCACGGGCACCAAGGACACCGTGTGCAGTGGGATGACCGGTGCCATGAATGTGGCCAAAGGAGCTGTCCAGACTGGCCTGGACACCTCAAAGACTGTCCTAACTGGCACCAAAGATACCCTATCTACTGGGCTCACAGGAGCACTGGGTATGGCCAAGGGCACCGTCCAGACTGGCACGGAAACCACCAAGACTGTTGTCATAGGCACTAAAGATGCAGTGTCCACTGGGGTGACAGGGGCAGCGAACATGGCCAAGGGAGCCGTGCAAACTGGGCTCAAGACGACCCAAAACATCGCCACAGGCACCAAGGACACTGTGTGCAGTGGGGTGACCGGTGCCATGAGTGTGGCCAAAGGAGCTGTCCAGGGAGGTCTGGACACCTCAAAGACCATCCTCATGGGCACCAAGGACGCAGTGTCCACTGGGCTCACTGGGGCAATGAACATGGCCAAAGGCACCGTTCAGACTGGACTGGACACCACCAAGAATGTTGTCTCAGGCACCAAAGATGCAGTGTCCACTGGGGTGACAGGGGCAGCGAACATGGCCAAGGGCACCATCCAGACTGGCCTGGACACCACCAAGACCATCCTCACGGGCACCAAGGACACCGTGTGCAGTGGGATGACCGGTGCCACGAATGTGGCCAAAGGAGCTGTCCAGATTGGCATGGACACCTCAAAGGCCGTCCTGACTGGCACCAAAGATGCAGTGTCCACTGGGCTCACCGGGGCAGGGAGTGTGGCCAAGGGGACAGTGCAGACCATCCAGAATTGGTTACCTGGTACCGAGGACAGTGTCTGGAGTGGACTCCCCAGTTACAGTGCCCCAGACAAAGGAGGGGAGCAAACTACCCTGAGACCCGAGGAGGCTCTGTCCTCTGGGGTATCCAGCGCCCCGGACACTCTCTGTACCGGCCTGGACCTTGCCAGGGAAGCCACTGCCGTGGCCACAGGCACCCATGGGGCCACCCGGGGCAGGGAGGATGCAGGACACGAAGGAGCCGTGAGCTTTGCAACGCTCCGGGACGAGCTGGGGGAGCTGGGGGATATCTTCCACCCCATGGACGCCGAGGAGCAAG CTCGGCTTGCTGCGTCcgaacctgagccaaaggtgctCACGGCCGACCGCGGCAGCTATTTCGTGCGTCTGGGTGACCTGGCCCCTGGCTTCCGCCAGCGGGCTTTTGAGCATGCCCTGAGCCACCTGCAGCACAGCCAGTTCCAGGCCAGGGCTGCGCTGGCCCAGCTGGAGGACTCCTTGGAGCTG ATTGAAAGGGCCAAGCAGGCTCCAGAAAGCCAGCCATGGCTGGACCAGGGTCCGAGCAGCAGAGTGGAGGGAGCCGCTCCCCAAGAG GTGCCAGGCTCCGGGGCTCTGTCCAGGGCCTGCGGCCTCATCCAGCAGCTCCACGTGGCCTTCAGCACCCTGGCCTCCGGCCTCCAGGGCCTCCCCTCTGAGCTCCAGCGGCAGGTCGGACAGGCGCGCCACAGCCTCTGTGAGCTCTACGGCCTCATCTCCTCAGCCAGCTCCGTGGAAGAGCTGCCGGCAGAGCGCCTGGCCCAGAGCCGCGGGGCCGTGGGCCAGGCATGGCAGAAGCTGGAGCAGATGCTGGAGAGTGTGCAGCATGGCCCACCGCTCTGCTGGCTGGTGGGGCCCTTTGCCCTGCACCCTGCTGGGCAGCAGCTGTAG